One window of Methanocalculus alkaliphilus genomic DNA carries:
- a CDS encoding geranylgeranylglycerol-phosphate geranylgeranyltransferase yields MHLPGFIRITRPANCLVAGGAAIIAYFIAAGSLIPETLFLFVTVLLITAAGNTINDAYDAAIDAINRPDRPIPSGEMTVRGAGLYSILLFIGGIGAALFTNPICLAIAVFNTLILIFYARNLKKAVLIGNLSVAYLSGSIFLFGGALAGIDGLIITLPLVAITFFGTVSREILKDAEDIDGDAAGGATTFPMVAGLQRSAAIAFGCAIVAVMASFIPVLWWGLPYLIGILVVDAAILKSVYSVRQCSTPACVRDLHVTKQLAYLMYAALLIFAVAAGMEIFIPID; encoded by the coding sequence ATGCATCTACCGGGATTCATACGGATCACTCGGCCTGCGAACTGCCTCGTTGCCGGAGGTGCGGCGATCATCGCCTACTTTATCGCGGCCGGGTCGCTCATCCCGGAGACGCTCTTTCTCTTTGTCACCGTCCTTCTGATCACAGCGGCGGGCAATACCATCAATGATGCGTACGATGCTGCAATTGATGCCATCAACCGGCCAGATCGCCCGATACCCTCGGGTGAGATGACAGTCCGGGGGGCCGGGCTGTACTCCATCCTCCTCTTCATCGGAGGTATTGGAGCTGCACTCTTTACCAATCCAATCTGCCTTGCGATTGCGGTCTTCAACACCCTGATCCTCATCTTCTATGCACGAAATCTGAAAAAGGCAGTACTTATTGGAAATCTCTCAGTCGCCTACCTTTCAGGGAGCATCTTCCTTTTCGGGGGTGCACTCGCGGGGATTGACGGGCTCATCATCACGCTTCCGCTGGTGGCTATCACCTTCTTCGGAACAGTTTCGCGTGAGATCCTCAAGGATGCAGAGGATATTGACGGGGATGCCGCAGGTGGGGCAACGACCTTTCCCATGGTCGCCGGTCTTCAGCGTTCTGCAGCGATTGCATTTGGATGTGCCATCGTTGCTGTCATGGCAAGCTTCATCCCTGTTCTCTGGTGGGGCCTTCCATACCTTATCGGGATACTTGTTGTGGATGCAGCGATTCTGAAATCCGTCTATTCTGTGAGACAGTGTTCCACCCCGGCATGTGTGCGGGATCTTCATGTGACAAAACAGCTGGCATACCTGATGTATGCAGCCCTGCTCATCTTTGCGGTTGCGGCAGGAATGGAAATCTTTATCCCGATTGACTAA
- a CDS encoding bile acid:sodium symporter family protein: protein MAANPLVSDIGNYAIWFFVITSIAAMGLNLTAREILAPWKKKGLLTISLLANFLAVPLFALLILRVIPLDPGLATGLLIVAAAAGAPSLPKAISIVKGDVAYAVGLTMVLILATILYMPLVLPLLIGDVAIDKSSTALYLVTFMLIPLLVTMALRAQLPEVAQLLHPVVSRTSDLSIILVLLIHTFVLVTSDFTVRAGAVLGLQGVLVAILFILGSFAIGHLMGGSDRLSREVLSFGTGFRNVSAALVVVTANFRDPQIIFMVLVIAIFGIIFMMVFGGVIYRKKRKEGLIPKLGMKWPCKSNDRW, encoded by the coding sequence ATGGCTGCAAACCCGCTGGTATCTGATATTGGCAATTATGCGATCTGGTTCTTTGTCATCACCAGTATTGCTGCGATGGGGCTCAACCTGACTGCACGGGAGATCCTCGCCCCATGGAAGAAGAAAGGGCTCCTGACCATCTCGCTCCTTGCAAATTTTCTTGCCGTCCCCCTCTTTGCCCTTCTCATCCTGAGGGTCATCCCCCTTGATCCCGGCCTGGCAACCGGCCTTCTGATCGTCGCTGCCGCCGCCGGTGCCCCGTCGCTCCCAAAGGCGATCTCGATTGTGAAGGGGGATGTCGCGTATGCGGTCGGGCTGACAATGGTGTTGATCCTGGCCACCATCCTCTATATGCCGCTTGTTCTTCCTCTCCTGATCGGGGATGTCGCTATTGATAAGAGCAGCACCGCACTCTATCTCGTCACATTCATGCTGATTCCGCTTCTTGTCACGATGGCGCTGCGGGCACAGCTCCCGGAGGTGGCACAACTGCTCCATCCGGTCGTCAGCAGGACGTCAGATCTCTCCATCATCCTTGTGCTTCTCATCCATACCTTCGTCCTTGTGACAAGCGACTTCACCGTGAGGGCAGGTGCAGTCCTCGGCCTTCAGGGCGTGCTTGTTGCGATCCTCTTCATCCTCGGATCATTTGCCATCGGCCACCTGATGGGAGGATCAGACCGGCTGAGCCGCGAGGTCCTCTCCTTTGGTACCGGGTTCCGGAATGTCTCCGCTGCCCTCGTCGTCGTTACCGCCAACTTCAGGGACCCCCAGATCATCTTCATGGTCCTTGTGATCGCCATCTTTGGGATCATCTTTATGATGGTCTTTGGGGGTGTCATCTACCGGAAGAAGAGGAAGGAGGGGCTGATCCCGAAGCTGGGGATGAAATGGCCTTGTAAATCAAATGACAGGTGGTAG
- a CDS encoding NAD(P)/FAD-dependent oxidoreductase, which translates to MYDLVVVGGGPVGATAARLSAQAGLSTLLIEEHATIGDPVQCAGLLSSSAFAECETSEQSVCNTVSGARIVSGAGDELLFDAEVTKAWVVDRSALDREMMMAAGDAGAEIRVKSYARWRRPGLISIQGSGGYEEIPHRICIAADGPRSSIARAAGLGRPRYLLSGIQAEIPHQSDPRYVELHPDASPDFFGWVIPISPTRARVGLCGAADVGERFARFIRGYTDTSVHLATGAIPLGPLEQTYSDRLMICGDAAGFPKPTSGGGIYTGIRSARHAVATTISALESDDAGETSLSEYEDLWKADFGRELSLGLRLFEMRGRMSESDINIAIRKLSQPDILRIIVEEGDMDRPGRLICRLMGRPDLLTLFGRIGMTTILRGLI; encoded by the coding sequence ATGTATGATCTCGTCGTCGTTGGGGGAGGACCAGTCGGGGCAACCGCCGCCCGGTTATCTGCTCAGGCGGGCCTCTCCACACTCCTTATTGAAGAACACGCCACAATAGGCGATCCTGTCCAGTGCGCCGGCCTCCTCAGCTCATCAGCCTTCGCCGAATGCGAGACCTCTGAACAGTCAGTGTGCAACACCGTCTCGGGGGCCCGTATCGTCTCCGGAGCAGGGGATGAGCTCCTCTTTGATGCAGAGGTCACAAAGGCCTGGGTCGTGGACCGATCCGCCCTCGACCGGGAGATGATGATGGCAGCCGGCGATGCCGGTGCTGAGATCCGGGTGAAATCCTATGCACGATGGAGACGGCCGGGACTGATCAGCATCCAGGGATCGGGCGGATATGAGGAGATCCCCCACCGGATCTGTATCGCCGCCGACGGGCCACGAAGCTCCATCGCACGGGCGGCCGGGCTTGGAAGACCCCGATATCTCCTCTCCGGCATCCAGGCGGAGATACCACATCAATCAGATCCACGGTATGTTGAACTTCACCCGGATGCATCCCCTGATTTCTTCGGATGGGTGATCCCGATCTCCCCGACACGTGCCAGAGTGGGGCTTTGCGGAGCTGCGGATGTCGGGGAACGCTTTGCCAGGTTCATCCGAGGATATACCGATACATCCGTACATCTGGCCACCGGGGCGATCCCCCTTGGTCCCCTCGAACAGACCTATTCGGATCGCCTGATGATCTGCGGGGATGCCGCCGGCTTCCCCAAGCCGACCTCGGGCGGGGGTATATATACCGGAATACGGTCTGCCCGCCATGCTGTTGCCACCACCATCAGTGCTCTCGAATCGGATGATGCCGGAGAGACCAGCCTATCTGAATACGAAGATCTCTGGAAGGCGGACTTTGGGCGTGAGCTCTCCCTTGGACTCCGCCTCTTTGAGATGCGGGGGAGAATGTCCGAGAGTGATATCAATATCGCGATCCGGAAGCTCTCCCAGCCCGATATCCTCCGGATCATCGTGGAGGAGGGGGATATGGACAGGCCGGGCCGGCTCATCTGCCGGCTGATGGGCAGGCCCGATCTCCTCACACTCTTTGGGAGGATCGGAATGACGACCATCCTGAGGGGCCTCATCTGA
- a CDS encoding DUF116 domain-containing protein, whose translation MTMIFTDPTLQNLMILLGEVTLFVILFLFGIAILMVVLIGTSIRSGKVIFPALLRPFLFLMEGFVKGLCAFVGIEPGELLKFLIRLDNRMNTSAFSAIPVSERAVFLPQCLRSAQCPAHLTPEGLACVGCRRCDLGTAIPKMEDLGYRVFIIPGSTFIKRMVQKYRPKAIVGVGCLMEVKEGLEMCNRIGLVGMGVVTVKDGCVETIVNWHDICEVITIGVDSSSIPDDFDVPSN comes from the coding sequence ATGACTATGATCTTTACGGATCCGACTTTGCAGAACCTGATGATCCTCCTTGGAGAGGTGACCCTCTTCGTCATTCTCTTCCTCTTTGGAATTGCGATCCTCATGGTTGTTTTAATCGGCACATCGATCCGATCCGGGAAGGTCATCTTCCCCGCCCTCCTCCGGCCATTCCTTTTCCTGATGGAGGGGTTCGTCAAGGGTCTCTGTGCCTTTGTGGGGATTGAGCCGGGAGAGCTCCTGAAGTTTCTGATCAGACTTGATAACAGAATGAATACAAGTGCGTTCTCTGCGATACCGGTGTCTGAGCGGGCCGTCTTTCTACCACAATGCCTTCGCTCCGCACAATGCCCCGCTCATCTCACCCCGGAAGGGCTTGCATGTGTCGGCTGCCGACGGTGTGATCTAGGTACTGCAATCCCAAAGATGGAGGATCTTGGCTACCGGGTCTTCATCATACCGGGATCGACATTTATCAAAAGAATGGTGCAGAAGTATCGCCCAAAAGCGATCGTTGGTGTCGGCTGCCTGATGGAAGTGAAGGAAGGGCTTGAGATGTGCAACCGGATCGGGCTCGTCGGGATGGGTGTTGTAACCGTGAAGGACGGGTGTGTTGAGACGATCGTCAACTGGCACGACATCTGCGAGGTGATCACCATCGGGGTTGATTCCTCATCAATCCCCGATGATTTTGACGTTCCTTCCAACTAA
- a CDS encoding DUF3821 domain-containing protein, with protein MSMTTGFIRGVTLLIVFILAVSLITHSAMARGPGISDIQPGDTIFIWERDLDLTQLRNTTTNNPVESLQRYRDDNPSKAILDTIPVSDDTSFHVLDVEVLEVPATYFAYSSADGAGASIRIERPGLEIDVVLASPYHHESTEGITIPETTRLAVKIISSRVAAHYRVGNHYPATVTVIFTGPDGGETWVVDGMDFSNINITSPVMYTDEVVGSFTSQQLGRGGHSIRVIWENPQGFADYAPESNTITYQVRGVTPTPTPTPEPTPATPTPTPTPEPTPATPPPTPTPEPTPATPTPTPTPEPTPAPTAALITIGAILIILLYLRKI; from the coding sequence ATGAGCATGACAACCGGATTTATAAGAGGGGTTACCCTCCTCATAGTATTCATCCTTGCCGTATCGCTGATAACACATTCAGCAATGGCGCGAGGACCTGGGATATCTGACATTCAACCTGGAGATACGATCTTTATCTGGGAACGGGATTTGGATCTCACCCAGCTAAGAAACACCACAACCAACAATCCTGTTGAAAGTTTACAGAGATATCGGGATGATAATCCATCAAAAGCAATTCTGGATACGATCCCTGTTTCTGATGATACTTCATTTCATGTCCTTGATGTAGAGGTTTTGGAAGTACCAGCAACCTATTTTGCGTATTCGTCCGCTGATGGTGCAGGTGCATCCATACGTATCGAGCGTCCAGGTCTTGAGATAGATGTTGTTCTGGCCAGTCCTTATCATCACGAATCAACCGAAGGAATTACCATCCCTGAGACAACAAGACTCGCTGTGAAGATTATATCTTCAAGGGTCGCAGCACACTACCGGGTGGGGAATCATTATCCGGCAACGGTCACCGTCATATTCACCGGTCCGGATGGAGGAGAGACGTGGGTCGTTGATGGCATGGACTTCTCAAATATAAATATCACATCACCTGTTATGTATACTGATGAAGTTGTGGGTTCGTTTACCTCTCAGCAACTTGGGAGGGGTGGCCATTCAATTCGGGTGATATGGGAGAACCCACAGGGATTTGCAGATTATGCTCCTGAATCAAATACGATAACATATCAGGTCCGTGGAGTAACCCCCACTCCCACTCCCACACCAGAGCCGACTCCTGCCACTCCAACCCCCACTCCAACACCGGAGCCGACTCCTGCCACACCTCCACCCACTCCCACACCAGAGCCGACTCCTGCCACTCCAACCCCAACTCCCACACCAGAGCCGACTCCTGCCCCGACAGCGGCTTTGATAACCATAGGTGCAATTCTTATAATCCTTTTATATCTGCGTAAAATATAA
- a CDS encoding Kelch repeat-containing protein, protein MNTKTDIKRILGVLIILTCMVGGVNAAGSLSADFYATPENGSAPLTVEFTDLSTGDASGWAWYFGEGITDPEWTEMAPDAGWSPRGGHSMVALSDGSVVLMGGIEDGAYTHDVWRSEDSGTTWSRIAEAPGWPPRVSHSSLLLQDGSILIMGGLFWDGEQYLDYNDVWRSTTGGAHWTKVTDEAGWSARDGLTSLLLHDGSILVIGGWDRTGQKNDVWRSNNNGISWSQISYRAGWPARTYHSSVLLPDGSIVLMGGYFEDDEGWSYYNDVWRSTDNGATWTEMTSDAGWSARDGHTSVALPDGSILLMGGRDDDTRYNDLWHSTDSGATWTEITPETGWHARDRQDSLLLPDGSILVTGGWHYDGNDEFTYFNDVWRLETASSMIQNPSHLYMAPGSYSVTLRAFNAAGFSTLTKEDSITVTEPVPPETPAPPVTPEPEETPVQTPTPEESPVAYAPVLLMIAGLIVVAMRREE, encoded by the coding sequence ATGAATACTAAAACTGATATCAAACGAATTCTTGGAGTACTGATTATCCTCACCTGCATGGTTGGAGGTGTCAATGCCGCCGGTTCGCTTTCAGCTGACTTTTACGCCACGCCTGAAAACGGTAGCGCTCCATTGACAGTCGAATTCACAGATCTATCCACTGGGGATGCTTCCGGCTGGGCATGGTACTTTGGTGAGGGGATCACCGATCCTGAGTGGACTGAGATGGCCCCGGATGCAGGATGGTCGCCCCGGGGAGGCCATTCAATGGTTGCCCTTTCCGATGGGAGCGTCGTCCTGATGGGTGGCATTGAAGATGGTGCCTACACCCATGATGTCTGGCGATCAGAGGACTCCGGTACCACCTGGAGCCGGATTGCTGAAGCACCCGGGTGGCCACCCCGCGTCTCCCATAGCAGCCTTCTCCTCCAGGATGGCAGTATCCTTATTATGGGGGGCTTATTTTGGGATGGTGAGCAATATCTCGATTATAATGATGTCTGGCGTTCAACCACGGGGGGCGCTCACTGGACGAAGGTAACCGATGAAGCCGGGTGGTCGGCCCGTGATGGCCTAACCAGTCTTCTCCTTCACGACGGCAGCATACTCGTGATAGGAGGGTGGGACAGGACCGGCCAGAAGAACGATGTCTGGCGTTCGAATAATAACGGTATTTCCTGGTCCCAGATCTCTTATCGGGCCGGATGGCCTGCCCGGACATACCATTCCAGTGTTCTGCTCCCTGATGGCAGTATTGTCCTGATGGGCGGCTACTTTGAAGATGATGAGGGCTGGTCATACTACAATGATGTCTGGCGCTCAACCGACAATGGTGCCACCTGGACTGAAATGACATCGGATGCCGGGTGGTCGGCCCGTGATGGCCATACGAGCGTTGCACTCCCCGATGGGAGCATTCTGCTGATGGGAGGCAGGGATGATGATACGAGGTATAACGATCTCTGGCATTCAACAGATTCCGGTGCCACCTGGACCGAGATCACTCCTGAGACGGGGTGGCATGCACGTGACCGTCAGGACAGTCTGCTCCTTCCTGATGGGAGCATTCTCGTCACAGGTGGCTGGCATTATGATGGGAATGACGAATTTACCTACTTTAACGATGTCTGGCGGCTGGAGACAGCCAGCTCAATGATACAGAATCCCTCTCATCTCTATATGGCTCCGGGCAGCTATAGCGTCACACTCCGGGCATTCAATGCCGCAGGGTTTTCCACCCTCACGAAAGAGGATTCTATTACCGTCACCGAGCCTGTCCCTCCAGAGACACCAGCTCCCCCAGTCACTCCTGAGCCTGAAGAAACACCTGTTCAGACACCAACACCAGAGGAGTCCCCGGTTGCCTATGCACCGGTTCTGCTCATGATCGCAGGGCTGATTGTAGTTGCGATGCGAAGAGAGGAATAA
- a CDS encoding ATP-binding cassette domain-containing protein — MPAVLVEGLTKRFGDFTAVDAISFEIEKGEIFGLLGPNGAGKTTAISMLSTLLEPTSGRASLNGIDIQNDQDGVRKAIGVVFQDQSLDEELTAWENMDFHGRLYRIPKVLREERIRAMLRLVELEDRQESLVKTFSGGMRRRLEIARGLLHEPSVLFLDEPTLGLDPQTRNHLWEYIRNLNRTKGITIILTTHYMDEADRLCDRVAIIDRGRIVAMDSPATLKSMVGEDVVSITSPDAGRIADDITAPWILGAEQYDGQVIIRVRSAEDHLLDLLGLIGRDGYTIASISIRKPTLEDVFLHYTGREMRQEEAGAVDRMRMMMPRRN, encoded by the coding sequence ATGCCGGCAGTTCTTGTAGAGGGGCTCACGAAACGATTCGGGGATTTTACTGCAGTCGACGCCATCTCCTTTGAGATAGAAAAAGGTGAGATCTTTGGTCTGCTTGGTCCGAATGGCGCCGGGAAGACGACAGCCATCTCGATGCTCTCCACCCTCCTTGAACCGACATCGGGCCGGGCATCTCTCAATGGTATTGATATCCAAAACGATCAGGATGGCGTCCGGAAAGCCATCGGTGTTGTCTTCCAGGATCAGAGCCTTGATGAGGAGCTGACCGCGTGGGAGAATATGGATTTCCATGGCAGGCTCTACCGCATCCCAAAGGTGCTCAGGGAGGAGCGGATACGTGCCATGCTCCGGCTTGTCGAGCTGGAAGACCGGCAGGAGAGTCTGGTGAAGACCTTCTCCGGTGGTATGCGTCGGCGGCTGGAGATAGCGCGAGGTCTCCTTCATGAGCCGTCTGTCCTCTTCCTGGATGAACCGACTCTTGGCCTTGATCCCCAGACCCGAAACCATCTCTGGGAGTATATCCGGAACCTGAACCGGACAAAGGGGATCACCATCATCCTCACCACCCATTACATGGATGAAGCGGACCGCCTCTGCGACCGGGTTGCGATCATCGACCGGGGCAGGATCGTTGCGATGGACTCACCTGCCACCCTGAAGAGTATGGTTGGTGAGGACGTCGTCTCCATCACATCCCCCGATGCAGGCAGAATTGCAGACGATATCACGGCCCCATGGATTCTGGGTGCGGAACAGTATGACGGGCAGGTGATCATCCGGGTCCGATCTGCTGAAGATCACCTCCTTGACCTCCTTGGTCTGATCGGCCGGGATGGCTATACGATTGCATCCATCTCGATCAGAAAACCTACTCTTGAGGATGTCTTCCTCCACTATACAGGCAGGGAGATGCGGCAGGAAGAGGCGGGTGCGGTGGACCGGATGCGGATGATGATGCCGAGGAGGAACTGA
- a CDS encoding OBG GTPase family GTP-binding protein translates to MSSLEEQIREIEDELKNTKYNKATSLHIGRLKAKIAKLKDEAVARAMKSSGTGEGYSVKKSGDGTVVLVGFPSVGKSTLLNSLTGTKSETGAYAFTTLTVVPGLMEYKGAKIQILDIPGLIAGAAMGKGRGKEVIAVVRTADLIIILGDVFNDRHIDVLVKELYDAGIRINKPKPDITIKKSGMGGIRLNTVGTATLDLDEIRTILAENKIVNADVLIRGNVDQEDFIDAMFGNRRYIPAFVAINKVDLVDDQTRGEIENHLTEQFGQPPIMISAVSGYNITGLKDAIYNHLGFIQIFLKPVGGPADMEEPLIIRKDSTVEDVCNRLHRDFVDRFRYAKVWGDSVKHDAQRVGLPHVLADGDILTIVTKL, encoded by the coding sequence ATGAGTAGCCTTGAAGAGCAGATTCGTGAGATTGAGGATGAGCTCAAGAATACGAAATATAATAAGGCAACATCCCTCCACATCGGCCGCTTAAAGGCAAAGATCGCCAAACTCAAAGATGAGGCGGTTGCCCGCGCCATGAAGTCCTCCGGAACGGGAGAAGGCTATTCTGTCAAGAAGTCCGGGGATGGAACTGTTGTTCTCGTTGGTTTTCCATCGGTCGGTAAATCAACACTCTTAAACTCACTGACCGGAACGAAGAGCGAGACGGGTGCATACGCATTTACCACGCTTACCGTTGTTCCCGGGCTGATGGAGTACAAAGGTGCAAAGATTCAGATCCTGGATATTCCCGGGCTTATTGCCGGTGCAGCGATGGGGAAGGGGCGTGGCAAGGAGGTTATCGCCGTCGTTCGGACGGCTGATCTCATCATCATCCTTGGTGATGTCTTCAATGACCGGCATATCGATGTCCTGGTGAAGGAGTTATATGATGCCGGGATCAGGATTAACAAGCCAAAGCCGGATATCACCATCAAGAAGAGCGGGATGGGTGGTATCAGGCTCAACACCGTCGGGACAGCCACACTTGATCTCGATGAGATCCGGACTATCCTTGCCGAGAACAAGATCGTCAATGCCGATGTTCTCATCCGTGGAAATGTGGATCAGGAGGATTTCATTGATGCGATGTTTGGCAACCGCCGGTATATCCCTGCCTTTGTTGCAATTAACAAGGTAGATCTGGTTGATGATCAGACGCGCGGCGAGATCGAGAACCACCTCACCGAACAGTTTGGACAACCGCCAATCATGATCTCGGCAGTCTCCGGGTACAACATCACCGGTCTGAAGGATGCTATTTACAATCATCTGGGTTTCATCCAGATCTTCCTAAAGCCGGTCGGGGGTCCTGCCGATATGGAAGAGCCGCTTATCATCAGAAAGGACAGCACCGTCGAGGATGTCTGCAACCGGCTTCACCGCGACTTCGTTGACAGGTTCAGGTATGCGAAGGTCTGGGGTGACTCGGTCAAGCATGATGCCCAGCGTGTCGGCCTCCCCCATGTCCTCGCAGACGGTGATATCCTCACCATCGTCACGAAACTCTGA
- a CDS encoding ABC transporter permease has product MDIVYTLWLRSMKRYLRSKSRIVGSLGMPVFFLVALGFGLNEVVQIPGSTGENYLQFLVPGIIAMAVLFTSVFSGIMIIWDKQFGFLKETLVAPVSRLEIMLGQTAGGATTAVIQGALILVLSLFIGLGIPTYRGFLIAFLFMTLIGICFAAFGIAIASKMEDMHGFQLIMNFVIFPIFGLSGALFPITSLPEWVIPLTLLNPLTHGVEGIRYGLLGTSAIHPMVCLLVLTASTVVMIVIGAFLFRKASV; this is encoded by the coding sequence ATGGATATCGTCTATACCCTCTGGCTCAGGAGCATGAAGCGCTATCTCCGTTCAAAGAGCCGGATCGTCGGGAGCCTCGGGATGCCGGTCTTCTTCCTGGTGGCTCTTGGATTCGGGCTGAATGAGGTGGTGCAGATACCGGGCAGTACCGGGGAGAACTATCTCCAGTTCCTGGTGCCCGGGATCATCGCAATGGCGGTACTCTTCACCTCCGTCTTCTCGGGAATTATGATCATCTGGGACAAACAGTTTGGATTCCTCAAGGAGACGCTTGTTGCACCGGTATCGCGGCTTGAGATCATGCTCGGCCAGACCGCCGGCGGGGCGACGACCGCTGTCATCCAGGGGGCGTTGATCCTGGTCTTATCGCTCTTCATCGGACTTGGTATTCCTACATACCGGGGATTTCTCATCGCATTCCTTTTCATGACACTGATCGGCATCTGTTTCGCCGCGTTTGGGATTGCCATCGCCTCGAAGATGGAGGATATGCACGGGTTCCAGCTGATCATGAACTTTGTGATCTTCCCGATATTCGGCCTCTCCGGCGCACTCTTTCCTATTACCAGCCTCCCCGAATGGGTGATACCCCTGACACTTCTAAACCCGCTCACCCATGGTGTCGAGGGGATCCGGTATGGCCTGCTTGGCACCTCAGCCATCCATCCGATGGTATGCCTGCTGGTGCTTACTGCAAGTACGGTGGTGATGATCGTTATCGGGGCGTTTTTATTCAGGAAAGCGTCAGTGTGA
- a CDS encoding polymer-forming cytoskeletal protein — protein MRVYKRNTTYLAEPGAFFEGNVHIHGNFMVPTRTHFWGRLVVDGDLELGPQSSVEGDIVCKNAVIGRESTIKGPLRVDENATICDRAHIHSIEAGGDIIIRPGVTVGDVRSENSVLIYGKIHSGTLVGRNVKIIGD, from the coding sequence ATGCGAGTCTATAAGCGAAATACAACCTATCTGGCAGAACCGGGAGCCTTCTTTGAAGGAAATGTCCATATACATGGTAACTTTATGGTGCCCACACGGACACACTTCTGGGGAAGGCTTGTCGTTGACGGCGATCTTGAACTTGGCCCGCAGTCATCGGTCGAAGGGGATATCGTCTGTAAAAATGCTGTCATCGGGCGGGAAAGCACCATTAAAGGCCCGCTCCGGGTTGATGAGAATGCAACGATCTGCGATCGGGCACATATCCATTCCATCGAAGCAGGCGGTGATATCATCATCAGACCTGGTGTGACTGTCGGAGATGTGCGGTCCGAGAACTCTGTCCTGATCTATGGCAAGATACACTCAGGAACATTAGTTGGAAGGAACGTCAAAATCATCGGGGATTGA
- a CDS encoding tRNA (guanine(26)-N(2))-dimethyltransferase, whose amino-acid sequence MDFASVVEGTTRFTIPRQDDDAHFPPGTAPVFFNKRMELNRDATILLLSELLPSDYLDLMAATGVRALRVAHECAIPVIANDRDAAAVRFLKDNARRLNLPIRVVNRDAHALLATERFETVDLDPFGSPAPFIDSCIRSARRYLFVTATDTAPLCGAHLKAGMRRYAARPMNTDYHPEVGLRMLIGHVARETMKYDRGIEPILSFGFEHFHRTHLRLIPGVRAADRTRASLGYIHQCPDCAFREVEADLLPGSITCPYCSKKADPIGPLWVGEIINREIVQNLLERIQSMPLGSKARLTRHLTLLLGELPLLPHYDYHLMAKRTGASPPAMDIFLARLRERGYQASRAHYSGTAVLTDAPLDVIQGAFRVS is encoded by the coding sequence ATGGATTTTGCTTCTGTCGTCGAAGGGACGACCCGGTTTACCATTCCCCGGCAGGATGATGATGCTCACTTCCCACCAGGGACGGCCCCTGTCTTCTTTAATAAACGGATGGAACTGAACCGTGATGCCACCATCCTCCTCCTCTCCGAACTCCTCCCATCGGACTATCTCGACCTGATGGCCGCAACAGGCGTCCGGGCACTCCGTGTCGCACATGAATGCGCCATCCCCGTCATCGCCAATGATCGTGATGCTGCGGCTGTCAGGTTTCTGAAAGATAATGCCCGGCGCCTCAATCTCCCCATCAGGGTCGTCAACCGGGATGCCCATGCACTCCTTGCAACCGAGCGGTTTGAGACGGTGGATCTCGATCCATTCGGGAGCCCGGCACCCTTCATCGATTCCTGCATCAGATCTGCACGGCGGTATCTCTTTGTGACCGCAACCGATACTGCACCGCTCTGTGGTGCTCATTTAAAAGCAGGGATGCGGCGGTATGCAGCCCGGCCGATGAATACCGATTATCATCCCGAGGTGGGGCTCAGGATGCTCATCGGGCATGTGGCACGGGAGACGATGAAGTATGACCGGGGCATCGAGCCGATCCTCTCGTTTGGGTTTGAGCATTTTCACCGGACACATCTGCGGCTTATCCCCGGTGTCCGGGCAGCCGACAGGACCCGTGCATCCCTTGGATATATCCACCAGTGCCCCGACTGCGCATTCCGGGAGGTGGAGGCGGACCTGCTGCCCGGATCCATTACCTGCCCGTACTGTTCAAAAAAAGCTGATCCCATCGGGCCGCTCTGGGTCGGAGAGATCATCAACCGTGAGATTGTACAAAACCTTCTTGAGCGGATCCAATCGATGCCACTGGGATCAAAAGCGAGGCTGACCCGGCATCTCACCCTCCTTCTTGGAGAACTGCCGCTCCTGCCCCATTATGACTATCATCTGATGGCAAAGAGGACCGGGGCATCACCCCCGGCGATGGATATTTTTTTAGCCCGGCTGCGGGAGAGGGGGTACCAGGCGAGCAGGGCACATTACTCCGGCACTGCCGTTCTGACAGATGCCCCTCTTGATGTTATTCAGGGTGCGTTCAGAGTTTCGTGA